Proteins co-encoded in one Flavivirga eckloniae genomic window:
- a CDS encoding homocysteine S-methyltransferase family protein — translation MSKIQEALQDRILVLDGAMGTMLQAYKFTEEDFRGERFKDYPTPLQGNNDLLSITQPKAIKEIHAKYFEVGADIIETNTFSGTTIAMADYQMEDLVYELNYQSAKIAKEVADEFTAKEPHKPRFVAGSIGPTNRTASMSPDVNDPGYRAVTFDELRIAYKQQVEALVDGGVDLLLVETVFDTLNAKAALFAIEEVKEERAIDIPIMLSGTITDASGRTLSGQTAEAFLISVSHIPLLSVGFNCALGANLLQPHLEAIASKTDFAISAHPNAGLPNAFGEYDETPEEMGEQIEAYLKKNLINIIGGCCGTSPEHIKVIVDLAAKYKPRNMVVDAVS, via the coding sequence ATGTCGAAGATACAAGAAGCTTTACAAGATCGTATTCTAGTGCTAGATGGTGCTATGGGTACCATGTTACAGGCGTATAAATTTACCGAAGAGGATTTTAGAGGCGAGCGCTTTAAAGACTATCCAACACCATTACAAGGTAACAACGATTTACTGTCTATTACACAGCCTAAAGCGATTAAGGAAATACATGCTAAATACTTTGAAGTAGGGGCAGATATTATAGAAACCAATACTTTTTCTGGTACAACAATTGCCATGGCAGATTATCAGATGGAAGATTTGGTATACGAGCTTAATTACCAATCCGCAAAAATTGCTAAAGAAGTAGCGGACGAGTTTACTGCCAAAGAACCACACAAACCTCGTTTCGTAGCTGGATCTATTGGTCCTACAAACCGTACAGCAAGTATGTCGCCAGATGTTAACGATCCTGGTTATAGAGCCGTTACATTTGATGAGTTACGTATAGCCTATAAGCAACAAGTGGAAGCATTAGTTGATGGTGGAGTTGATTTGTTGTTGGTAGAAACCGTTTTCGATACCCTAAATGCAAAAGCAGCTTTGTTTGCCATAGAAGAAGTTAAGGAAGAGCGGGCTATCGATATACCCATTATGCTTAGTGGTACCATTACCGATGCGTCGGGGAGAACACTTTCCGGTCAAACAGCAGAAGCATTTTTAATTTCAGTATCCCATATTCCATTATTGTCGGTTGGTTTTAATTGTGCCTTGGGAGCCAATTTATTGCAACCGCACTTAGAAGCGATAGCGTCTAAAACAGATTTCGCCATTTCGGCACATCCCAATGCAGGTTTGCCAAATGCTTTTGGTGAATACGATGAAACACCAGAAGAAATGGGAGAACAAATAGAAGCGTATTTGAAAAAGAATTTAATAAATATTATTGGAGGTTGCTGCGGTACAAGCCCTGAGCATATAAAGGTTATTGTAGATCTCGCTGCTAAATATAAACCTCGTAACATGGTTGTGGATGCTGTTAGTTGA
- a CDS encoding four helix bundle protein, with product MKSYIELDVWIEARKLVNQVYTLTNEFPKEELYSITNQIRRSSVSIPSNIAEGCGRQSTKETIRFLYISRGSLYELETQLYLSNDQQFISNELLKTILNQVEICKKLINGFIKYYKSKI from the coding sequence TTGAAATCATATATAGAATTAGATGTTTGGATTGAAGCTAGGAAATTGGTTAATCAGGTGTATACATTGACTAACGAATTTCCTAAGGAAGAACTTTATAGTATTACAAATCAAATTAGAAGAAGTTCAGTTTCAATTCCATCAAATATAGCTGAAGGTTGTGGAAGACAATCAACAAAAGAAACAATTCGATTTTTATATATTTCCAGAGGATCTTTATATGAGTTGGAAACGCAATTGTATCTTTCAAATGATCAGCAATTTATTTCCAATGAATTATTAAAAACAATATTGAATCAAGTAGAAATTTGCAAAAAGTTGATTAATGGATTCATAAAGTATTACAAAAGTAAAATATGA
- the metH gene encoding methionine synthase codes for MSSNQKKYMKLSGLEPLVLNENSNFINVGERTNVAGSRKFLRLIKEEKFDEALDIARHQVDGGAQIIDINMDDGLIDGKESMVRFLNLIAAEPDICRVPIMIDSSKWEIIEAGLQVVQGKSVVNSISLKEGEEKFIWEATQIKRYGAAVIVMAFDEVGQADNYERRIEISKRSYDVLVNKVGFPSEDIIFDLNIFPVATGMDEHRRNAIDFIEATRWVRENLPNASVSGGVSNVSFSFRGNNIVREAMHSVFLYYAIKAGMNMGIVNPTMLEVYDDIPKDLLEHVEDVILDRRDDATERLLDLAETVKGTKAEKTVDLSWRENPLQQRITHALVKGIDAYILEDIEQARQEAEKPIDVIEGHLMIGMNVVGDLFGEGKMFLPQVVKSARVMKKAVAYLNPYIEADKSEEQKAIGKVLMATVKGDVHDIGKNIVSVVLGCNNYEIVDLGVMVPPEKIIETAKKENVDAIGLSGLITPSLDEMVYLAKEMERENMNIPLLIGGATTSKAHTAVKIDTQYKNAVVHVNDASRAVTVVGDLLNKQTANAYVAKLKEDYDAFRTKFLKRGKEKSYITLEEARKRKFKIDWESAEIVKPKELGIQRLKQLSLKELLPYIDWSPFFRSWDLHGKYPNILKDDVVGEEASRLYDDAQAMIKEIVAKQLLKPKAVFGLFEANSINEDDISIKKKGKEIAVFRTLRQQLKKREGIPNIALADFIAPESSGKTDYMGAFCVGIFGAQELADHYKQQEDDYNAIMAQAIADRFAEAFAEYLHKQIRAKHWGYVQEESLSNEELIKEAYKGIRPAPGYPACPDHLEKETIWELLDVEELIGVSLTESLAMWPAAAVSGYYFANPESKYFGLGKITDDQITDYASRKGIKKDIARKWLHPNLASE; via the coding sequence ATGAGTAGCAATCAAAAAAAATACATGAAGTTATCAGGACTAGAACCTCTGGTCTTGAACGAAAACAGCAATTTTATTAATGTTGGTGAACGAACCAATGTTGCTGGTTCTCGTAAGTTTTTACGGTTGATTAAGGAGGAGAAGTTTGATGAAGCATTAGATATTGCTAGACACCAAGTAGATGGAGGTGCGCAAATAATCGATATCAATATGGACGATGGTCTTATTGATGGTAAAGAATCGATGGTTCGTTTTTTAAACCTAATCGCTGCCGAACCGGATATTTGCCGAGTACCTATCATGATAGATAGTTCTAAATGGGAAATTATAGAAGCAGGGTTGCAGGTCGTACAAGGTAAATCTGTGGTAAACTCCATTTCGCTAAAAGAAGGTGAAGAAAAGTTTATTTGGGAAGCAACACAGATTAAGCGCTATGGTGCTGCCGTTATTGTTATGGCTTTCGATGAGGTCGGTCAAGCAGATAACTACGAAAGACGTATCGAAATATCAAAACGTTCATATGATGTGTTGGTAAACAAAGTCGGCTTTCCTTCAGAAGATATCATTTTCGATTTAAATATATTCCCTGTAGCAACGGGGATGGATGAACACCGCAGAAATGCGATCGATTTTATTGAGGCTACACGTTGGGTGCGGGAAAATTTACCAAATGCAAGTGTTAGTGGTGGGGTGAGTAATGTGTCGTTTTCTTTTAGAGGAAACAATATAGTTCGAGAAGCCATGCACTCGGTATTCCTATACTATGCCATAAAGGCGGGTATGAATATGGGCATTGTAAACCCAACGATGTTGGAGGTTTATGATGATATTCCTAAAGATTTATTAGAGCATGTAGAAGATGTTATTTTAGATAGACGGGATGATGCCACAGAACGCTTATTGGATTTAGCCGAAACCGTTAAAGGTACTAAAGCCGAAAAGACCGTTGATTTATCATGGCGAGAGAATCCTCTTCAGCAACGTATTACTCATGCTTTGGTAAAAGGGATCGATGCATACATTTTAGAAGATATTGAACAGGCAAGACAAGAAGCTGAAAAGCCTATTGATGTTATAGAAGGACATTTAATGATAGGTATGAATGTCGTAGGTGATTTGTTTGGAGAAGGAAAAATGTTCTTACCACAGGTTGTTAAATCGGCACGAGTTATGAAGAAAGCTGTTGCCTATTTAAACCCATATATAGAAGCCGATAAATCTGAAGAACAGAAGGCTATTGGTAAGGTACTCATGGCAACTGTAAAAGGCGATGTACATGATATTGGTAAAAATATAGTAAGCGTTGTTTTAGGGTGTAACAATTATGAAATTGTCGATTTAGGCGTTATGGTACCTCCTGAAAAGATTATTGAAACGGCCAAAAAAGAAAATGTAGATGCCATTGGTTTATCGGGCTTAATAACGCCCTCACTTGACGAAATGGTGTATTTAGCCAAGGAGATGGAGCGCGAAAATATGAATATTCCATTGCTAATTGGTGGCGCAACAACATCCAAAGCCCATACAGCCGTAAAAATAGACACACAGTACAAAAATGCGGTAGTACATGTAAATGATGCGTCGCGTGCTGTAACCGTTGTTGGCGATTTGTTAAACAAGCAAACAGCTAACGCCTATGTTGCCAAATTAAAGGAAGATTACGACGCATTTAGAACCAAGTTTTTAAAACGAGGTAAGGAGAAATCGTATATCACTTTAGAAGAAGCCAGAAAACGAAAGTTTAAAATTGATTGGGAGTCTGCTGAGATTGTAAAACCTAAAGAACTAGGCATTCAGAGATTAAAGCAGTTAAGTTTAAAAGAGTTATTGCCGTACATTGATTGGAGCCCGTTTTTTAGAAGTTGGGACCTCCACGGAAAATACCCGAATATTTTAAAAGATGATGTTGTAGGAGAAGAGGCTAGTCGATTATATGATGATGCGCAAGCCATGATAAAAGAGATTGTTGCAAAACAGCTATTAAAACCAAAAGCTGTTTTTGGTCTGTTTGAAGCTAATAGTATAAACGAAGACGATATTTCTATTAAGAAAAAAGGGAAGGAAATTGCTGTATTCAGAACCTTACGACAACAATTAAAAAAGCGGGAAGGTATTCCAAATATTGCATTGGCAGATTTTATAGCTCCAGAGAGTTCTGGTAAAACAGATTATATGGGTGCTTTTTGTGTGGGTATTTTTGGAGCGCAGGAGTTGGCAGATCATTATAAACAACAAGAAGATGATTATAATGCAATTATGGCACAGGCTATTGCGGATCGATTTGCAGAAGCTTTCGCCGAATATTTGCATAAACAAATAAGAGCCAAGCACTGGGGTTATGTTCAAGAAGAGTCGTTAAGTAATGAAGAACTAATAAAGGAAGCTTACAAGGGTATTCGTCCGGCACCAGGCTATCCTGCATGTCCAGATCATTTGGAAAAGGAAACGATCTGGGAGCTTTTGGATGTTGAAGAACTTATAGGAGTTTCCCTAACAGAAAGTTTGGCGATGTGGCCAGCGGCAGCAGTTTCGGGATACTATTTTGCTAATCCAGAATCGAAATATTTTGGTTTAGGTAAGATTACCGATGACCAAATAACCGATTACGCCTCCAGAAAAGGCATTAAAAAAGATATTGCCCGTAAATGGTTGCACCCAAATTTAGCTAGCGAGTAA